The following coding sequences lie in one Bacteroides helcogenes P 36-108 genomic window:
- the feoB gene encoding ferrous iron transport protein B has translation MRLSELKTGEKGVIVKVLGHGGFRKRIVEMGFIKGKTVEVLLNAPLKDPIKYKVMGYDISLRRQEAEMIEIIGEQEVGERQIQPDFHKGLSEDIHLDEECLKRLALGKRRTINVALVGNPNCGKTSLFNIASGSHEHVGNYSGVTVDAKEGYFDFQGYHFRIVDLPGTYSLSAYSPEEIYVRRHIINETPDIIVNVVDSSNLERNLYLTTQLIDMNVRMVIALNMYDELEASGNTLDYMKLGQLFGVPMLPTVSRSGKGIEQLFHLIINIYEGGDFLDKKGKIHADILNDLRNWHEEHVSDHGFGSHKEEGERPHGFYRHIHINHGPELERSIEEVKHVISTNENIRHKYSTRFLAIKLLENDNDLERIVRELPNGKEILEVRDREEQRIRDVVNEESEQAITDAKYGFIAGALRETYVDNHEDTSRATHIIDSIVTHRVWGYPIFFLFLYLMFEGTFVLGDYPMQGIEWMVGILGDLIRNNMGEGPLKDLLIDGIIGGVGGVIVFLPNILLLYFFISLMEDSGYMARAAFIMDKIMHKMGLHGKSFIPLIMGFGCNVPAIMASRTIENRKSRLVTMLINPLMSCSARLPIYLLLVGAFFPNNASLVLLLIYVTGILLAVVMARLFCRFLVKGDDTPFVMELPPYRMPTTKTIFRHTWEKGAQYLRKMGGIIMVASIVIWALGYYPDHNAYKSVTEQQENSYIGRIGKAMEPIIAPLGFDWKLGIGILSGVGAKELVVSTLGVLYADDADADAVSLGERIPITPLVAFGYMIFVLIYFPCIATLAAIKSESGSWKWAWFAAFYTTVLAWGISFVIYQIGGLFV, from the coding sequence ATGCGTTTGTCCGAGTTGAAGACCGGTGAAAAAGGGGTAATCGTAAAAGTGTTGGGACACGGCGGTTTCCGTAAGCGGATTGTGGAAATGGGATTTATAAAAGGAAAGACGGTAGAAGTTTTGCTGAATGCCCCATTGAAAGATCCGATTAAATACAAAGTGATGGGGTATGACATTTCCTTGCGGAGACAGGAAGCCGAGATGATAGAGATTATCGGTGAGCAAGAAGTAGGGGAACGGCAGATACAGCCTGATTTTCATAAAGGTCTGAGTGAAGATATTCATTTGGATGAAGAATGTCTGAAGCGCCTCGCTCTTGGCAAGCGCCGCACCATAAACGTGGCTTTAGTAGGAAATCCCAATTGCGGTAAGACATCTCTTTTTAATATCGCTTCCGGGTCGCATGAGCATGTAGGAAACTATAGTGGCGTGACTGTAGATGCTAAAGAAGGATATTTTGATTTTCAAGGATATCATTTTCGCATCGTTGATCTTCCCGGTACTTATTCTCTTTCAGCCTATTCGCCTGAAGAAATATATGTCCGTCGGCATATTATTAATGAGACACCTGATATTATTGTTAATGTAGTGGATTCTTCCAATTTGGAGCGTAATCTTTATCTTACGACACAATTGATAGATATGAATGTGCGTATGGTAATTGCACTTAATATGTACGATGAATTGGAAGCCAGTGGCAATACACTCGATTATATGAAGTTGGGACAACTTTTCGGCGTTCCGATGCTTCCTACTGTCAGTCGTTCAGGAAAGGGCATTGAGCAATTGTTCCATCTCATCATTAATATCTATGAGGGGGGAGATTTCCTTGATAAAAAAGGTAAGATACATGCCGATATTTTGAATGATTTGCGTAATTGGCATGAGGAGCACGTTTCTGATCATGGATTCGGTAGCCACAAGGAGGAAGGTGAACGTCCGCATGGTTTCTATCGCCACATTCATATTAACCATGGTCCGGAATTGGAACGGAGTATTGAAGAGGTGAAGCATGTTATCAGTACCAATGAAAATATCCGTCATAAATATTCTACGCGTTTTTTGGCTATCAAATTATTGGAGAATGATAACGACTTGGAAAGAATTGTTCGGGAGCTTCCCAATGGTAAGGAAATACTTGAGGTACGTGACCGGGAAGAACAACGCATTCGTGATGTGGTCAATGAGGAGAGTGAACAGGCGATAACCGATGCTAAATATGGTTTTATTGCCGGTGCATTGCGTGAGACTTATGTGGATAACCACGAGGATACATCGCGTGCTACTCATATCATAGATTCGATTGTGACTCATCGTGTCTGGGGATACCCTATTTTTTTCCTGTTTTTATATCTGATGTTTGAAGGAACCTTTGTGTTGGGAGACTATCCTATGCAGGGTATTGAGTGGATGGTTGGGATTTTAGGCGACCTGATACGCAATAATATGGGTGAAGGACCTCTGAAAGATCTGTTGATAGATGGGATTATCGGTGGTGTGGGAGGTGTCATTGTTTTTCTTCCGAATATTCTTTTGCTTTATTTCTTCATTTCCTTGATGGAAGATTCCGGTTATATGGCACGTGCCGCTTTTATTATGGATAAGATTATGCACAAGATGGGTTTGCATGGAAAATCTTTCATTCCATTGATTATGGGATTCGGCTGCAATGTTCCGGCAATCATGGCTTCACGTACTATTGAAAATCGTAAGAGTCGTTTGGTTACCATGCTTATTAATCCTTTGATGTCATGCAGTGCTCGGCTGCCTATTTATTTATTGTTGGTAGGAGCTTTTTTTCCTAATAATGCCAGCCTTGTATTGTTACTGATTTATGTTACCGGTATATTGTTGGCGGTGGTTATGGCGCGTCTTTTCTGTCGTTTCCTGGTGAAAGGAGACGACACCCCGTTTGTTATGGAGCTTCCGCCTTATCGCATGCCGACAACAAAAACTATTTTTCGTCATACTTGGGAGAAAGGGGCGCAGTATCTACGTAAGATGGGGGGGATTATTATGGTCGCCTCCATCGTGATATGGGCTTTAGGATATTATCCTGATCATAATGCCTACAAAAGTGTAACGGAACAACAGGAAAATTCTTATATCGGACGGATTGGCAAAGCGATGGAACCGATTATTGCGCCTTTGGGATTTGATTGGAAGCTGGGCATTGGCATTCTCTCAGGTGTAGGTGCTAAAGAATTAGTGGTGAGTACTTTGGGGGTACTGTATGCTGATGATGCTGATGCAGACGCTGTAAGTTTGGGGGAGCGCATTCCGATTACGCCTTTAGTTGCTTTCGGTTACATGATATTTGTACTGATATACTTTCCATGTATTGCTACGTTGGCAGCTATCAAATCGGAGTCAGGTAGCTGGAAATGGGCTTGGTTTGCGGCATTTTATACCACAGTCTTGGCATGGGGTATATCTTTTGTTATTTATCAGATAGGAGGTTTGTTTGTATGA
- a CDS encoding TlpA family protein disulfide reductase, whose amino-acid sequence MKKVKMLFFCLFMVCFVAGRAQDVAADDTGYIVKVGDVAPDFTVRLTDGKSVTLSELRGKVVMLQFTASWCGVCRKEMPFIERDIWSKHKSDPEFILIGIDRDEPLDKVIAFGKSIGITYPLGLDPGADIFANYAFRQAGITRNVLIDREGRIVMLTRLYNPEEFSSLVAKIDEMLSM is encoded by the coding sequence ATGAAAAAAGTAAAAATGTTGTTTTTCTGCCTGTTTATGGTCTGTTTTGTGGCAGGCAGGGCACAGGATGTTGCGGCTGATGATACCGGTTACATAGTGAAAGTGGGGGATGTGGCTCCCGATTTTACGGTACGGTTGACGGATGGAAAGAGTGTCACTTTGTCGGAACTTCGTGGCAAAGTGGTGATGTTGCAGTTTACAGCGAGTTGGTGTGGCGTGTGCCGCAAGGAAATGCCTTTCATAGAAAGGGATATCTGGTCGAAACATAAGTCCGATCCGGAATTTATATTGATCGGTATTGATCGTGATGAACCTTTGGATAAAGTGATTGCTTTCGGCAAGTCAATAGGGATTACTTACCCTTTGGGATTAGATCCCGGTGCGGATATTTTTGCCAATTATGCGTTTCGTCAGGCAGGAATTACTCGTAATGTATTGATTGATAGGGAAGGGCGTATCGTGATGTTGACGCGTTTATACAATCCGGAAGAGTTTTCCTCTTTGGTGGCAAAGATTGATGAGATGCTTTCCATGTAA
- a CDS encoding class I SAM-dependent methyltransferase yields the protein MNTNLLSAGKDPMGAAIADYHKHHKAGRLRVFSSLFDEDEIPVKELFRTEKQMPILERTALEMASGKILDVGAGSGCHSLALQEAGKNVHAIDISPLSVEVMQQRGVHTVTQTNLFDKCFCNSYDTILMLMNGSGIIGKLENLPEFFLKMKLLLHPDGCILMDSSDLRYLFEEEDGSIVIDLAGDYYGEIDFRMQYKDIQGDSFDWLYIDFETLSHYAAENGFKTELIKEGKHYDYLARLSFQ from the coding sequence ATCAATACCAATCTCCTGTCCGCCGGCAAAGATCCGATGGGCGCAGCCATAGCCGATTATCACAAACACCACAAGGCCGGACGCTTACGTGTATTTTCCTCGCTGTTCGATGAAGATGAAATCCCTGTAAAAGAATTATTCCGTACAGAGAAACAAATGCCAATACTGGAACGCACAGCTCTGGAGATGGCAAGTGGCAAGATTCTGGATGTAGGCGCAGGAAGTGGATGTCACAGTCTGGCTTTGCAAGAAGCCGGAAAAAACGTACATGCCATAGACATCTCTCCGCTTTCCGTAGAAGTGATGCAACAACGTGGAGTACACACTGTTACACAAACCAACTTATTTGACAAGTGCTTTTGCAATTCGTATGACACCATCCTGATGCTGATGAACGGTTCGGGTATTATCGGAAAATTAGAAAATCTGCCGGAATTCTTTCTGAAAATGAAGCTATTGCTCCACCCTGATGGTTGCATACTCATGGACTCCAGTGACCTAAGGTATCTGTTTGAAGAAGAAGACGGAAGTATTGTAATAGACCTTGCCGGAGATTATTATGGTGAAATAGATTTTCGGATGCAATACAAAGACATACAAGGAGATTCATTCGACTGGTTGTACATCGACTTCGAGACTCTCAGCCATTATGCAGCAGAAAACGGCTTCAAAACAGAACTCATCAAAGAGGGCAAGCACTATGATTATCTCGCCAGATTATCTTTCCAATAA
- a CDS encoding VOC family protein, with protein MEIKSKFDHFNINVTNLERSIAFYEKALGLKEHHRKESSDGSFTLVYLTDGSTGFLLELTCLKEHPQAYELGENESHLCFRVTGDYDAIRQYHKENGWVCFENTAMGLYFINDPDDYWIEVLPVK; from the coding sequence ATGGAAATAAAAAGTAAATTCGATCACTTCAATATCAATGTCACCAACCTGGAACGTAGCATCGCATTCTATGAAAAGGCATTAGGACTGAAAGAGCATCACAGGAAAGAGTCGTCTGACGGCTCTTTCACTTTGGTGTATCTCACAGATGGAAGCACAGGTTTTCTGTTGGAACTGACTTGCCTGAAAGAACATCCGCAAGCCTATGAACTCGGAGAAAATGAAAGCCACCTTTGTTTCCGTGTGACCGGTGACTATGATGCCATACGCCAGTATCACAAGGAAAACGGCTGGGTATGCTTCGAAAACACAGCAATGGGGTTGTATTTCATCAACGATCCTGATGATTATTGGATTGAAGTACTTCCGGTAAAATGA